CCAGCCGTGATGCAAAAGCTTCGTCCTCGCTGATGTCCATACTAGTATTATAGGAACCTTCCCTCAAAGTCGAACCGAAGAGTGTACCGACACCATCAAGACAGGGCGAGTGTAGTGAAGATTTTTGCAGAGGTGGAGCTGTGTGGCTGTGCCGGCCTGCGAGCATCTCACCGGCGAAGTAACAATGCCCCTCAGCCTGATTGAGAAGAAAAGCCATGATGCCTTATGTAAGAGCCTGAGACGGCAGGCGCCTGTCAGGAGGCGTCAGACGGGAGGCGGACGAGATCTGGCTAACGACAGAAGCTGTTGAATGGTACGGTGGTCAAAGCTGATTCTATGCAAGCAAACTAGCCCACGAAAAACCACGGTGTCACTGAACAGAATGTGATGAAGTGGTCAAGAGCTCACAACGAGGACAGCAAGGACAACAAGAAACTCCGAGTCCGTTTTATACTGTTTACCCAGAGCCGCAGATCTCTGAATCGGCCCTATCAGAGGAGTGTCAATGTGGGAACCACTCCTGTGAAGTTTGGATATGTGCACCGAGCTTGTGTGTTTCAACATCCGCTCCCTTCCTTTGCGCTCATCTGCAAAGGCAAGCGCATGGAGAGATTATTGGCCAGAGGTCGGATTGCTTCGGGCAACAATTTTGACTCTAACGCGGCGGTACCGACACGAGTGGCTGAGGCTGCGGAGGGTCAGGGCGAAGCGGGTTGCCCGCCCGCACTTGACGCCAAATTAGAGCAATGATTGACGGACCAGCTCTAGTACGGTTCATCTCTTCATGAACATTGCGTCGGTTTTTGGACGTACGCACAAAACGTGTGCAGGTGGAAGCTCCAGATCGGATGTCAGATTCATGGCTTGCATGCATACATCCTGCAACACGTGTTCTGCATCTGCAGTAGAGTTTATCCGCGATGTCTCAATTGTAGTGTACCACCTGCCTTCAAGGGACACCATTCAAGGACTTGGTACCGCGGCGACCATGCGCCTGCGCCACAGAAGAAAGGCAGTCCACTTTTAAGCTTAGCTTCTCAAGGCGTCTGGGCCATCGCCAGAAATACACATTGCCCTGCCTACGTTTCATGAGCTCTGGTGGGTCTGCTCCGAAAGCTAGGGACTCTACGCGTTCACATGCAGCTATGTCTGCTTCAGTGATAGACTGAGATAAAGCTCTTCGTGGTGGAGAGCCAGTGGTCAGCGGCGCATTGTTCTGTCGTGAGGTCCACGCTTAGTTCGCGAAAGAGTCCCAAGCGGCAGCTCCGGCTGTCTAGTATCTTGGAGCGCATGTCAGGAGGACGAGTCTGATGCAGGGTCATTCACCGGTAGTGGAGCTCTAAGCGAGCTCGTGGCTTCTGAACAATCAAGAGTCTCTCGTTCGCACAAAGTTGCGATTGCGAACATTCAACGACGATATAGCCACTGAGAGCTCTTGTCGTCCCTTGCAGGTTTTGAAGTCTGTTTTCAGATTGGGGTTTGGAAACATAGGAGCTGTTCCCACATGAGCTCGCGCACATTTACCTAGCGCATACTATCAATAAGACGATCGCTCTGTAAGCCTGCATTAGCATCGTCCAGATGAAGACCACCCAGTGCATGTAAGTCGTCAGCCGCGAAAGCAACGCCTAGTTGACTTCAATAGCCATTGTTTCATGTGCGTGTTGCACGCGCGTGGGGAGGTTCAGGGTGGAGAAGCCTGTCAGAGTCGGAGTGGCGAGCGGTGGGGGCTGCATGAGCAAGGCCCGGTGAAGCCGAACCATCAATCCTTCGACCGCCTTGTGGAGAACGGCATATGCAGGGCGGATGATTTCCAGTGGATTGGATACGCAAGATTTACTGCTGCTTGGGTCGGTGAATGTTAGATGATGGCCGAGCTTATCGCGTGTCGACCATTTCGGAACACTTGGTGAGCCGCAATCCAAGTCGGGAAACGATTGCGCGTATGGTAGTATCGACCGCTTATCTGCTTCGTAGTTCAGACCTGGGGTGTCTGTTATGACGACGAGGCTGATGCAGGGATATGGATGACGATCGGCGTCCAGACAAGCACTGCGTTCTCAGACCTGAGCAAGAAAAGTGCAGCAACAAGGGTTCTGTCACGTGTGACTGTACATATGGAGCCTGGGTTTGCGAGTGAAGCTTTTGGAATTGTGCACGATCGCACATATGGTATACGATCATCAATGGGTACTCAAGCACGGGTAACGCCGACCCGCCAAATGCTGTGCTTTGAGCGCGGATAGTCTTGAAAAGTGGAAGAAAGCTTTACTGGCCGCTGGCGTCATTGCGAAGCGATCGCCTCTTTGCAACGGCGGTAGCCAACTCTTCGAGCACCTTCTCCGTGTCTTCCCAGTTGATACAGGCATCTGTGATAGATACACCGTACTGCAGACCCTCTTTGCCTTCCTTGGGTACCTTCTGGTTGCCTGCAGATCGCGTTAGCATGTGGCACAGTTGCGACCATGGGGGCGAACTTACCCTCATGTATATTGCTCTCGATCATTACGCCCATGATGCCAGTCTCACCAGCAGCAATCTGCTCGGCTAGAACGTGTGCGACCTTTGGCTGATTCTTGTGGTTTTTCTCGGAATTACCGTGGCTGCAGTCTATCATCAACCTGGCGTTGAGGCCCTTCTTCTCAAGCGCCTCGCGCGACTCCTTGATGCTCTTCTCATCGTAGTTGGTGCCCTTTTTTCCACCTCGCAGAATGACGAAGCAGTCATCGTTGCCAACGGTACCGACAATGGCGACGACACCAGGCTTAGTGACAGAGAGGAAGTGGTGAGGGTGCTTGACGGAGCCAATGGCGTCGACAGCGACATCGAGAGTACCGTCGGTTCCGTTCTTGAAGCCGACGGGGAAGGACAGACCAGAGGCAAGCTCACGGTGGAGCTGGGACTCGGTTGTCCTGGCGCCAATGGCACCGACGCTAAGCAGATCGGCCAAGAACTGGGGAGAGATGGTGTCCAGCATCTCACTGGCGAGAGGCATGCCCTTCTCAGTCAAGTCGACGAAAAGCTGCCTCGAAACACGCAGGCCCTTGTTGATCTTGAAGGTGTTGTCAATGTCCGGGTCGTTGATCAGACCCTTCCAGCCAACGGTTGTGCGGGGCTTCTCCAGGTAGGAGCGCATGATGATGAGGAGGTCATCCTGGTACTTCTCCTTCAGCGTGACGAGGCGGTCGCAGTAATCGAGGGCGGCTTTGGGGTCGTGGATCGAGCATGGGCCAATGACGACGAGAAGTCTGCCGTTCTTGTCTCTGCCTTGGACGACCTCGACGGTCTCGTTGCGGCCCTTGAGGACCGTTTCTCGCGACTTCTGCGACTGGGGGATCTCGCTCTGGAGAAGGTCGGGAGGTGTGAGGGGGTTGTAGCCGCGAATGCGCCAATCTTCCGAGTTGGCGGCGTCGCCAACTGACTTGTTTTCGATGTAGAACTGCGTGAAGCTGTTAGAAAGTGCAACTTGTGGGGCAGTGGCGGGGCAATGTGAATACTCACAGACATGATTGCTCTCACCTGTGTCTCGGAGAAAGTCTCAAGTGTGTGGTGGGTAGCAA
This window of the Ascochyta rabiei chromosome 14, complete sequence genome carries:
- a CDS encoding 3-deoxy-7-phosphoheptulonate synthase, which codes for MSFYIENKSVGDAANSEDWRIRGYNPLTPPDLLQSEIPQSQKSRETVLKGRNETVEVVQGRDKNGRLLVVIGPCSIHDPKAALDYCDRLVTLKEKYQDDLLIIMRSYLEKPRTTVGWKGLINDPDIDNTFKINKGLRVSRQLFVDLTEKGMPLASEMLDTISPQFLADLLSVGAIGARTTESQLHRELASGLSFPVGFKNGTDGTLDVAVDAIGSVKHPHHFLSVTKPGVVAIVGTVGNDDCFVILRGGKKGTNYDEKSIKESREALEKKGLNARLMIDCSHGNSEKNHKNQPKVAHVLAEQIAAGETGIMGVMIESNIHEGNQKVPKEGKEGLQYGVSITDACINWEDTEKVLEELATAVAKRRSLRNDASGQ